GAATATCGCCATAATCCTGTATTGCATACTAACCCTTTATTTTTAATTTTGAATGTATGTAATTGCCTGTCAGCAATAGCTTCGCCTGTTACACTGATGAACCAGAGTATGATACCTGTATATTCTGCAATGCCTAATGTGGTTTCTTTATTCAGGGCACTGATGATAAATGGTATGGACAACAACACATTTGACAATCCCTGAAACTGGAAGAACCAGAAAAATTTCTTGTCAGCATGTGGCGCCCATTCCTTTCTCAGTTGCTGATAGCGGCCATCTTCGATATCTAAATGATGAGAGATCCTGATCAGTAAATGCGTACCTAGCCTGATGCCTGCAACGATTACCATAAAGCAGATCAGGAATTTGCGCAGGCTATAACCATCTGCCAGTAATAGCAATAATATGCTGATGACAGGAAAGTTGTAAGACCAGAATATATCTACTACGCTGGCATTTTTGATAGCGCGTGCCCATCCCCATGCCATGGCCATGATCATAGCGCAAACCATGATAAGTAGTAAGATGATTGTAAGGTTATCCATGTTGTTTCCCGAATAATTCTTTAAGACCTTCTCCAGGCGGGAGACGGAAAAGCTGCACCAGCATATATATACAACTGGCAATGCTACCCAGTGTAACTAATAATACAAGCCAGATTCCTTTGCTGAAGATCGTTTTTTCCTTGTAACAGATCCATACAAAAATGACCAGCACATTGGTATAAAAATCCCAGAGCGTGGCGCGCATCCAGGGTATACCGCTTAAGAAATCCCATTCTTTGAACAGGTTGCTTGCTATACTGGTTGTGATCACCACATAACACATCCAGATCAATAATGCGCTGAATAGTAGTTTTAAAAAAGTGATCATGTGCTGCCGGCAGATTTGCTAATGACGGTATGATAACATACGTAAGAATAAATACCTTTGGTTTCACGCAACAGGGAATAGTCCGGTTCAGGCTGCTGCCATTCATCAATTAACGATAATTTAGTTTGCCTAATTTCTATAATAGCAGTATCTTTTCTATACCTGTCACTTTTAACAAGGACGAACCCGATCGTAAACTTTGAATTTTAGAGCACTATGGCAGAAAGAAAGACCAATTCGTCTAATTATCAGAATCAATCGTTCCTGGAGAGCAAGTGTCCGTTGAATGAGTTGTTGTTTTCTATGAGCCGTCGCTGGACGACAGATATTTTATTCTGTATAGAGGCTGGCAATAATAGATTTTCAGGAATCAGGGAAGAGCTGACCTACATTACAGATCATATACTGTCAGACCGGCTGAAAACGCTGGAAAAGACTGGCCTGATAACCCGTCAGCAATTTCCCGGCATGCCGCCTAAAGTTGTTTACTCACTCACAGAAAATGGAGTAGAACTTTGTGGCTTACTGGAAAAACTGTGTGAGTTTTCCAGCATTATCTACGACGAGAAAGCTGTCGCAGTATAGTATTGCCTTGAGCATTTCACGTTGTGAAAAACTCTGTATTTTGAGTATCTTACTGAGATACTACTCACACCATGAAGAAATTGACCCAATGGTTTTGTATGTCTGCGCTGGTTTTCTCTCACGCACATGCCCAAACCCCTACAAAAG
This Chitinophaga sancti DNA region includes the following protein-coding sequences:
- a CDS encoding DUF1295 domain-containing protein, which produces MDNLTIILLLIMVCAMIMAMAWGWARAIKNASVVDIFWSYNFPVISILLLLLADGYSLRKFLICFMVIVAGIRLGTHLLIRISHHLDIEDGRYQQLRKEWAPHADKKFFWFFQFQGLSNVLLSIPFIISALNKETTLGIAEYTGIILWFISVTGEAIADRQLHTFKIKNKGLVCNTGLWRYSRHPNYFFEWMMWVSYSIFAIGSPSGYLGVISPLIILYLLLKVTGIPATEEQSLRSKGEAYKAYQRSTSAFIPWFPARS
- a CDS encoding DUF1475 family protein encodes the protein MITFLKLLFSALLIWMCYVVITTSIASNLFKEWDFLSGIPWMRATLWDFYTNVLVIFVWICYKEKTIFSKGIWLVLLVTLGSIASCIYMLVQLFRLPPGEGLKELFGKQHG
- a CDS encoding winged helix-turn-helix transcriptional regulator; this translates as MAERKTNSSNYQNQSFLESKCPLNELLFSMSRRWTTDILFCIEAGNNRFSGIREELTYITDHILSDRLKTLEKTGLITRQQFPGMPPKVVYSLTENGVELCGLLEKLCEFSSIIYDEKAVAV